The DNA sequence TGAGTAGCAAACAGGCCAAAAGCGTGTGCTTCACGCCGACGCTCTTCACCATCACTTCCGTCAGGAAAGTCCCGACCAGTCCCGCAAGACCATAAGCCATGAGTAATAGAGAGAGATCTGACGCCGATAACCCGAGCTGAAAACGCAGCCACGGCTCGAGGTAGGTATAAGCCGAGAACTGCGCGGCGGCCATGAACAGCGCGATGATCAGCCCATAACGCACGCCGGAGATCTTCGCCACGCTAAATAGGGTGCTGGCTTTTATCGACTGTCTGGCCGGGAGCGAGGGCAGCGTCGCCCATTGCAGCAGAAAGACTCCGATGGCCAACACCGTATTGAGGGTAAATGCCATCCGCCAGCCAAGAATATCGCCGATAAATGCCCCAGCGGGCACCCCGGCGACAGTCCCCACCGCCACGCCCGCCGAAATCAGCGAAGTGGCTCTTGCTCCCTGCTCTTCAGGCACTAGGCGGCGGCCCGCAGGAATGGCAAAAGACCAAAATCCCCCAACGGCGACTCCCAAAATGATACGACCGATCAGCAAAACTCCAAAAGAGGGTGCGAGCATCGCCGCCGCGTTAGAGAAAATCACCAGCGCAGACAAGAACAACAGCAGAGTGCGGCGATTCAGCTGGCGGGAAAACAGTATCAACAGGAGCGCCGAGGCTGCGGCCGCCAGCCCCGGCAGCATCACCGCCAGCCCTGCCCGCCCCTCGCTGACATTCAGCGAATGCGCAATGGGGGTCAGTAAGCCTATAGGCAAGAATTCAGTGTTAATCAAAACAAAGGTGCCGAAGCCGAGCGAGATAACACTCAACCATCGTTTAAATGCAGAAGCGTTAGGCTGGGCGTCCAGGGAAGTGCACTCAGTCATAAAAGGATCCTGAAGGTTTTAAAGTGAGGGAAGCTAGATATCGGGGCTATGAAACGGCATTCAGGGCCAAGCGTCAATAAATTACGTAATGATCATTACGTAATTATTTAGCTGATTATTCGCTAAGTCACTGCCCACGCCTCGCCAACACATCCGCCCTGCTAAAGCTTGCTCCAAAGGGGCTCTGGCGCTATTTCAGCCGCTAAACTTACAGGTTGCACTTACAGGAAATTCTTCCACGTATTAGTATGTTGTAACTAAGCAATTTCAAGGTAATGCGTTTGCATTGTACAATGCAAGTGCATTACACTTTGACCATGCTTTAACCAACAACCTTGCGGATCTTTGAGAGCGGGAGAACGAAACATGGTGACTTTGAAAATGGCTGACGTGTCTCTGCGTGCTGAGTCTCGACTTACCGAACGTAGCCAGACCACGATCCCTGCGTCGATTCGTGATGCACTGAATCTGAAAGCCGGTAAACACATCGAGTATTCCCTGTTGCCCGGCGGGCAAGTTATCTTATCAAGAAAGGACGACAATCAGGACGATCCTGTCGTGGCTCAATTCCTGGCATTCCTTGAAAACGACATGGCGAAAAATCCGCAGCATATCCATGCTGTGCCGGAGGCGTTGTGGTCTGACATTAAGGAACTCACTGCTGGCGTTGAGATTGATTTGGACGCGCCACTTACGGACGATTAGTGGGAGATTGCAGTGGAATCTTTAGAAATTAATGGCTGGAAAATTTATTTTAATGCGTGTTTTACCGAGCAAATTTTAAAACTTCGGCAGGAAGTCAACGCGCTCAAAGCGTCTAATCCGCATGATTATTTTAACAAGCGCCCGACGAAATTGCTGGCGGCAATTATGCAAGTCATCGAGCGCGTGGCTTCAGACCCACTGGGCGCGCAATTCAGGCAGGGAAGTACCTTAGGGCCAGAAAACAAGCATTGGTTTCGCGCTAAATTCCTTCAGCAATATCGCTTATTTTTTCGTTGTAGTGATAAACACAAAGCGATTGTTTTTGCGTGGGTGAATGATGAAAAAACAAAACGCGCCTATGAATCCAAAACCGAGGCCTATAAGGTGTTCGAGAGAATGCTCAATGCGGGTAATCCGCCTGACGATTAATTAATCGTATTTTTATTTATATATTTATTTAACTAATGGAATAAATAAATTCATTCATCAAAATAATAAAAAATAAATATTGAGTATAATAAGAATTTGAGGTATTAAAAGAACAAGGGATAATTTTCTTAAGGATCTATTTCATGGACTCATTAGGATTTAATTTTTCGTCTTTTTTTATCTGTATTATGTCTTATGTTATATTTCTCAAAACCAGAGGGAAGAATCTTAGCAACATCAATTGCTTTTTTTTCCTTTTGTTTGCGACCTTTGTTATTTGTTTCTTCCATCCCCTTACAGTTCTTTTTTTTAATAACAACCCATTATTATGGAAGGTTTTTTTGTTCGATTTTTTAGGAACACTTCTAGCATCGTTAGCATTTAACATTACACTACTTTATTTATATAAAAAGGTGAGAAAATGAAAGAGTTAGAATGGTCCCAACTTAATGTTATATCTGGAGCACAATCCGATATTAACAATGCGAACTCACAATTATTAAATGACATTTCTAGTAATATTGCTTGGGGCGCCGGAATGGGTCTCATAGGTGGCCCGATGGGTGCTTTAGCTGGCGGTGCTGGTGGAGCCTTACAAACAGTAATTCAAGGAGCTTATAAACATGGAAGCGTTAATGTGCAAATGCCACAAGTTCCAATGAGACCAAGCTGGGGAAGTCCCGCCCCTAAACTTTGCAACCCACCAGCTATTACCTCTGGTTGCCCACATTACTAATATCCATAGTTACCTTTAAATAAAGGCCACATAAAAATGTGGCCTTTTCTATAGAGTAGTACAATCCCACGTCATCTCCCCACATAATAAGATTCTGCTGATTTTTGCTTGAAAAACAGCGATGCTAACAACCAGTTAATACAATTGCCATTAGCTGCAAAGGACCCAGAATGAACCAATCAATCGCCATCGTGGGCGCAGGTCTGGGAGGCTTAATGCTGGCCCGGGTTCTTCATCTGCACGGCATTAACGCCACCGTTTTTGAAGCCGAAGCCTCTGCCGATGCGCGTTCGCAGGGCGGTTTGCTGGATATTCACGACTATAATGGCCAGCTTGCGCTTCAGGCTGCGGGGCTTTTCGAGCAGTTTCAGGCAATTATCCAGCGCGGCGCTCAGGCATCGCGGGTGCTGAATAAACACGGCAAGGTGCTGCTTGATGAGCCGGACGATGGCGATGGTGGCAGGCCAGAAGTGCATCGCGGCGATTTGCGTAAGTTGCTGCTGGATTCACTGCCTGAGGGCATGATCCGCTGGGGGCATAAAGTCACGTCAGTCGCGCCGCTAGGCTCTGGGCAGCATCAGCTGACCTTCGCCAATGGCTCGACG is a window from the Ewingella sp. CoE-038-23 genome containing:
- a CDS encoding MFS transporter, translating into MTECTSLDAQPNASAFKRWLSVISLGFGTFVLINTEFLPIGLLTPIAHSLNVSEGRAGLAVMLPGLAAAASALLLILFSRQLNRRTLLLFLSALVIFSNAAAMLAPSFGVLLIGRIILGVAVGGFWSFAIPAGRRLVPEEQGARATSLISAGVAVGTVAGVPAGAFIGDILGWRMAFTLNTVLAIGVFLLQWATLPSLPARQSIKASTLFSVAKISGVRYGLIIALFMAAAQFSAYTYLEPWLRFQLGLSASDLSLLLMAYGLAGLVGTFLTEVMVKSVGVKHTLLACLLLMGVAVVGASQLSDSALTASFLIVMWGLAFGAMPVCLNIWVYQAAPEQFETGSSLIVFIFQISLASGAFFGGVLADSIGTSSAFMLGGVLALLASVIVLFTRPRPAVRV
- a CDS encoding type II toxin-antitoxin system PrlF family antitoxin, with the translated sequence MVTLKMADVSLRAESRLTERSQTTIPASIRDALNLKAGKHIEYSLLPGGQVILSRKDDNQDDPVVAQFLAFLENDMAKNPQHIHAVPEALWSDIKELTAGVEIDLDAPLTDD
- a CDS encoding type II toxin-antitoxin system YhaV family toxin; the encoded protein is MESLEINGWKIYFNACFTEQILKLRQEVNALKASNPHDYFNKRPTKLLAAIMQVIERVASDPLGAQFRQGSTLGPENKHWFRAKFLQQYRLFFRCSDKHKAIVFAWVNDEKTKRAYESKTEAYKVFERMLNAGNPPDD
- a CDS encoding E492 group microcin produces the protein MKELEWSQLNVISGAQSDINNANSQLLNDISSNIAWGAGMGLIGGPMGALAGGAGGALQTVIQGAYKHGSVNVQMPQVPMRPSWGSPAPKLCNPPAITSGCPHY